From the genome of Aspergillus chevalieri M1 DNA, chromosome 8, nearly complete sequence, one region includes:
- a CDS encoding acylphosphatase (COG:C;~EggNog:ENOG410PRZ9;~InterPro:IPR036046,IPR017968,IPR001792,IPR020456;~PFAM:PF00708;~go_function: GO:0003998 - acylphosphatase activity [Evidence IEA]), whose amino-acid sequence MISRASRSHFQRDTESKLENTQLRTNPSCLPNEYVFQSLYLNLTCTRQDVILVLTETCYEDCIQSPRHSSRQASAHVMFLIYSACIHINIKLTGVGYRDFTQKRAAEFGLKGWVKNTTDGLVEGEAQGDQDSVQKLIQELGKGSRLAHVTKLQKKDITPEEGESHYAVRRTSDSVVNFE is encoded by the exons ATGATATCACGAGCATCAAGAAGTCATTTTCAGCGAGATACCGAGTCTAAATTGGAAAATACCCAGCTGCGCACAAATCCATCATGTCTGCCCAACGAGTATGTATTCCAGAGCCTGTATCTCAATCTCACATGCACTCGCCAAGATGTTATACTTGTGCTAACCGAAACATGCTACGAAGATTGCATACAAAGTCCACGGCACAGTTCAAGGCAAGCATCTGCCCATGTGATGTTTCTGATATACTCTGCGTGCATTCATATTAACATCAAGCTTACAGGCGTCGGATACCG TGACTTTACACAAAAGCGCGCCGCTGAATTCGGCCTCAAGGGCTGGGTGAAGAACACCACTGACGGGCTG GTCGAAGGAGAAGCCCAAGGCGATCAAGACTCCGTACAGAAACTCATCCAGGAACTCGGCAAGGGGTCTCGTCTTGCACATGTGACAAAGCTGCAGAAGAAGGACATCACGCCTGAGGAAGGGGAGAGTCACTATGCTGTGAGACGGACGTCGGATTCGGTGGTTAATTTTGAATAG
- the AOX1_6 gene encoding alternative oxidase (COG:C;~EggNog:ENOG410PHGU;~InterPro:IPR002680,IPR038659;~PFAM:PF01786;~TransMembrane:2 (o148-169i214-233o);~go_function: GO:0009916 - alternative oxidase activity [Evidence IEA];~go_process: GO:0055114 - oxidation-reduction process [Evidence IEA]), which yields MMNSLTATAPIRIASFPKPYLRLAVRSYTNAAATTGLRYAPLAAKKAQQQTHGKKGISSTPYKTQEYFPPPKASHIQEVDSSWSHPVYTYDQMNKVTVAHREAKDWADWVALGTVRLLRWGMDLVTGYRHPGLGEENLPKFKMTERKWLTRFVFLESVAGVPGMVGGMLRHLRSLRRMKRDNGWIETLLEEAHNERMHLLTFLKLAEPGMFMRLMVLGAQGVFFNGFFISYLISPRICHRFVGYLEEEAVVTYSRAVKEIETGALPDWAQMEAPEIAVQYWKMPEGHRTMRDLLLYVRADEAKHREVNHTLGNLNQGADPNPYTSTYKDPSKAHPSKGIDKLKPTGWEREEVI from the exons ATGATGAATTCGTTAACGGCAACAGCGCCTATTCGAATTGCCTCATTCCCCAAGCCATACCTTCGTCTTGCTGTCCGGAGCTATACAAATGCTGCCGCCACAACGGGGTTACGATATGCTCCATTGGCAGCCAAAAAGGCCCAGCAACAGACACACGGAAAGAAAGGCATCTCGTCCACACCATACAAGACCCAGGAGTATTTTCCTCCACCAAAGGCATCTCATATTCAGGAGGTAGATTCCTCATGGTCGCACCCAGT ATACACGTATGACCAGATGAACAAGGTTACCGTTGCCCATCGGGAAGCCAAAGACTGGGCCGATTGGGTGGCGCTCGGAACCGTCCGTCTCCTGCGATGGGGAATGGACTTGGTAACTGGATATCGGCATCCCGGGCTGGGCGAAGAGAACCTCCCCAAATTCAAAATGACTGAGAGAAAGTGGCTCACGCGGTTTGTCTTCCTGGAAAGTGTTGCTGGTGTTCCGGGAATGGTGGGAGGCATGTTGAGACACTTGAGGAGTCTGCGACGCATGAAGAGAGATAACGGATG GATCGAAACCCTGCTCGAAGAAGCACACAATGAACGGATGCACCTTCTCACATTCCTGAAACTCGCGGAACCCGGCATGTTCATGCGCCTGATGGTCCTCGGCGCCCAAGGCGTCTTCTTCAACGGGTTCTTCATCTCCTACCTCATCTCCCCACGCATCTGCCACCGATTCGTCGGCTAcctcgaagaagaagccgtcGTCACATACTCCCGAGCCGTTAAAGAGATCGAGACGGGAGCACTTCCGGATTGGGCGCAGATGGAGGCACCCGAAATTGCGGTCCAATATTGGAAAATGCCCGAGGGCCACCGCACCATGCGGGACCTGTTACTGTATGTGCGGGCCGACGAGGCCAAGCACAGGGAGGTGAACCATACACTGGGGAACCTCAACCAGGGAGCGGATCCGAACCCGTACACGTCGACGTATAAGGATCCCAGCAAAGCGCATCCGAGCAAAGGGATTGATAAGTTGAAGCCGACCGGATGGGAGAGAGAGGAGGTTATTTAG
- a CDS encoding uncharacterized protein (InterPro:IPR036770), translating into MLIGILRKTPATSFLMATRGGHFDLVKTCLKMGMGSNDQTEEGLREALERGHCDTVELLLDEETDSVTLTTQIPSLILRAAAGGNLAMANVFLAKQEVNPTAKRGTWVCSLEWEG; encoded by the coding sequence ATGCTCATTGGAATATTAAGAAAAACCCCAGCAACGTCCTTCTTAATGGCCACACGGGGAGGTCATTTTGACTTGGTTAAGACATGTCTCAAGATGGGGATGGGCAGCAATGACCAAACTGAAGAGGGACTTCGAGAAGCATTGGAACGGGGTCATTGTGATACCGTCGAGCTGTTGCTGGATGAAGAAACCGACTCAGTGACCTTAACTACGCAAATTCCATCTCTTATATTGCGTGCAGCAGCGGGCGGAAACCTTGCAATGGCCAATGTCTTTCTCGCAAAGCAGGAAGTAAATCCGACTGCCAAAAGAGGCACTTGGGTCTGTAGTCTCGAATGGGAAGGTTGA
- a CDS encoding uncharacterized protein (COG:S;~EggNog:ENOG410PM8Q) — protein sequence MDESTDTEPFPVLARPGSPSPDILPTPAISSCPSPDRTFSTVSSHSAYSASSATSAVSVGSRRRGYIRPQGAEFADSAKHRESVMSLGSIAHLQYYFARTGLLDGKGGQAREFKKKKKSPDDTPKLLLTPNARYIPDDLSESPTDDESFEPTEDGFDDDGEVMLPPTVSTYSIKTYHIPPPPDLPALRKDLLDAVQRAEREIEDIGSQKKPPPGFNPPRISLSPDVDSEDESRQEPPFPRPQAWHEIQGMRILDVVTLAIRAARIYYTAHERPELLATVKSEREIRQALFHVLELLKRWASRNFSGGLREDERTAIMGWMSDVRTMLARERELEDAETKEREGWTWAHGDWTGREGEREEAFLRSLMGTDTPLPTWTSTDGASLPTPLLERLRDGRDLVRMHNRAIKKSKRPFCEIKSYHQDIGKPYRCAENLRFWLKAAEIRFETKLEMDVMGVVYGSSDEAWKQFNSTLLSWCKVVREELTRDWWPPSGENVTTTVYPN from the coding sequence ATGGACGAGTCTACTGATACAGAGCCCTTCCCGGTCCTCGCGAGGCCTGGATCACCCTCACCCGACATCCTCCCCACGCCCGCTATCTCGTCTTGCCCGTCTCCAGATCGCACCTTTTCCACCGTTTCGTCGCATTCGGCCTATTCGGCCTCGTCTGCTACCTCCGCCGTCTCCGTCGGATCCAGGAGACGCGGGTATATCCGTCCCCAGGGAGCCGAATTCGCCGACTCCGCCAAACACCGCGAGAGTGTCATGAGCTTGGGCAGTATCGCTCACTTGCAGTATTATTTCGCTCGAACTGGATTGCTGGATGGCAAAGGTGGACAAGCGCGCGAattcaaaaagaagaagaagtcgcCCGATGATACGCCCAAGTTGTTGTTGACGCCCAATGCCCGATATATTCCTGATGATTTGTCGGAGAGTCCCACCGACGACGAATCTTTCGAACCGACCGAGGATGGTTTCGACGACGATGGCGAAGTCATGCTCCCGCCAACCGTGAGCACATATAGTATCAAAACCTACCATATCCCGCCCCCACCCGATCTACCAGCCTTGCGGAAAGATCTCCTGGATGCGGTGCAAAGGGCAGAGAGAGAGATTGAAGATATTGGGTCGCAGAAAAAACCTCCTCCCGGTTTCAACCCTCCACGGATCAGTCTCTCCCCCGATGTAGACTCAGAGGATGAATCACGCCAGGAGCCTCCGTTTCCAAGACCACAAGCGTGGCATGAAATTCAAGGAATGCGCATCTTGGATGTGGTCACTCTTGCGATCCGGGCCGCTAGGATTTACTATACCGCCCACGAGCGCCCAGAACTACTAGCAACGGTCAAGAGCGAACGAGAAATTCGACAAGCGCTGTTCCATGTTCTCGAGCTTCTCAAGCGTTGGGCCTCTCGCAACTTCTCCGGTGGACTGCGCGAGGACGAGCGTACAGCAATCATGGGTTGGATGTCTGATGTCCGCACCATGCTGGCCCGAGAGCGTGAGCTAGAAGACGCGGAAACCAAAGAACGTGAAGGCTGGACTTGGGCTCATGGCGACTGGACCGGTAGGGAAGGGGAGCGCGAAGAAGCCTTCCTCCGCAGTTTGATGGGCACGGACACTCCGTTGCCGACTTGGACTTCGACCGACGGCGCCTCCCTCCCGACACCCTTGTTGGAACGACTCCGCGACGGACGTGACCTCGTCCGCATGCACAACCGGGCCATCAAGAAATCGAAACGTCCTTTCTGCGAGATTAAGTCTTATCACCAAGACATTGGCAAGCCGTACCGCTGTGCCGAGAACCTGCGCTTCTGGCTCAAGGCAGCAGAAATCCGATTCGAGACGAAGTTGGAAATGGACGTCATGGGCGTCGTGTACGGCAGCAGTGACGAAGCATGGAAACAATTCAACTCGACCCTGCTTTCATGGTGCAAAGTCGTCCGGGAGGAACTGACGCGCGACTGGTGGCCACCATCAGGCGAGAACGTTACCACTACGGTATATCCGAACTAA